Proteins from a genomic interval of Diospyros lotus cultivar Yz01 chromosome 6, ASM1463336v1, whole genome shotgun sequence:
- the LOC127803730 gene encoding ethylene-responsive transcription factor ERF109-like: MQRHAVNRDREFAAMVSALKFVISGRCEDVPYPANAEFPSHHPQIVIPVPDGDPCAHCKVDGCLGCDLFEPALPPSVADHDEVSSMKKKKYRGARQRPWGKWAAEIRNPASAARLWLGTFDKAEDAARAYDRKAVEFWGAKAKTNFPLSDYQLITDTSEQQPQNVVETDPSSNAADIGNKSELEGTSGLTTPLPEEDVGAEVELWESITVNEWTEYDCI; this comes from the coding sequence ATGCAGAGACACGCAGTAAACCGAGACCGGGAGTTCGCCGCCATGGTCTCTGCTCTCAAGTTCGTCATCTCCGGCCGCTGTGAAGACGTTCCTTACCCAGCCAATGCGGAATTTCCAAGTCATCATCCGCAGATTGTGATCCCGGTACCTGATGGTGACCCGTGTGCGCACTGCAAAGTCGACGGCTGTTTGGGGTGCGACCTTTTCGAGCCCGCTCTTCCTCCTAGCGTAGCTGATCATGACGAGGTTAGttcgatgaagaagaagaagtacaGGGGAGCGAGGCAGAGGCCGTGGGGCAAGTGGGCGGCGGAGATAAGGAACCCGGCCAGCGCCGCCAGACTGTGGCTGGGCACCTTCGACAAGGCAGAGGACGCCGCCAGGGCTTACGACAGGAAGGCCGTGGAGTTCTGGGGAGCTAAAGCCAAGACCAATTTCCCATTGTCCGACTACCAACTCATTACTGACACCTCCGAGCAGCAGCCACAGAATGTAGTAGAAACCGATCCCAGTTCTAATGCCGCCGACATCGGGAACAAGAGTGAGTTAGAGGGAACTTCTGGGTTGACGACGCCTTTGCCGGAGGAGGATGTTGGCGCAGAAGTTGAGCTTTGGGAAAGCATAACAGTAAATGAATGGACAGAATACGACTGTATATAA